In a single window of the Elaeis guineensis isolate ETL-2024a chromosome 4, EG11, whole genome shotgun sequence genome:
- the LOC105043079 gene encoding probable inorganic phosphate transporter 1-8, with protein sequence MAKELQVLNALDAAKTQWYHFTAIVIAGMGFFTDAYDLFCISLVTKLLGRIYYHIDGSSTPGTLPPNIAAAVNGVAFCGTLSGQLFFGWLGDKMGRKKVYGLTLMLMVVCSIASGLSFGHTAKGVIATLCFFRFWLGFGIGGDYPLSATIMSEYANKRTRGAFIAAVFAMQGFGILGGGIIAIIISAAFKDHFKAPPYSVDPVGSTVPQADYVWRIILMVGALPAALTYYWRMKMPETARYTALVAKNAKQAAADMSKVLQVEIMEEQAKVEELSKNSSGFGLFSKEFARRHGLHLLGTTTTWFLLDIAFYSQNLFQKDIFTAINWIPKAATMNAIEEVFRIARAQTLIALCGTVPGYWFTVALIDVIGRFKIQLMGFFMMTVFMLGLAIPYHHWTTKGNHIGFVIMYGFTFFFANFGPNSTTFIVPAEIFPARLRSTCHGISAAAGKAGAIIGAFGFLYAAQNQDKAKAEHGYPAGIGVRNSLFVLAGCNLLGLLFTFLVPESKGKSLEEMSGENEEDDPTSETTYNRTAPV encoded by the coding sequence aTGGCTAAAGAGCTCCAGGTGCTGAACGCACTAGATGCTGCCAAGACCCAATGGTACCACTTCACGGCGATTGTCATCGCCGGCATGGGCTTCTTCACCGACGCCTATGACCTCTTCTGCATCTCCCTAGTCACCAAGCTTCTTGGCCGGATCTACTACCACATCGACGGCTCCAGCACCCCTGGCACGCTCCCGCCGAACATCGCGGCCGCCGTCAACGGCGTGGCCTTCTGCGGCACGCTCTCCGGCCAGCTCTTCTTCGGCTGGCTCGGGGACAAAATGGGCCGGAAGAAGGTCTACGGCCTCACCCTCATGCTCATGGTGGTCTGCTCCATCGCCTCCGGCCTCTCCTTCGGCCACACCGCCAAGGGCGTCATCGCCACCCTCTGCTTCTTCCGCTTCTGGCTCGGCTTCGGCATCGGCGGCGACTACCCCCTCTCCGCCACCATCATGTCCGAGTACGCCAACAAGCGAACCCGTGGCGCCTTCATCGCGGCCGTCTTCGCCATGCAGGGCTTCGGCATCCTCGGTGGGGGCATCATCGCAATCATCATCTCCGCCGCCTTCAAGGACCATTTCAAGGCGCCGCCCTACTCCGTCGACCCCGTCGGCTCCACCGTCCCCCAGGCCGACTACGTCTGGCGGATAATCCTCATGGTCGGCGCCCTCCCAGCGGCCCTCACCTACTACTGGCGGATGAAGATGCCGGAGACCGCCCGCTACACGGCGCTCGTCGCCAAGAACGCTAAGCAGGCGGCGGCCGACATGTCCAAAGTTCTCCAGGTCGAGATCATGGAGGAGCAGGCGAAGGTGGAGGAGCTGTCCAAGAACTCGTCCGGTTTCGGCCTCTTCTCCAAGGAATTCGCACGCCGCCACGGCCTCCATCTCCTCGGCACCACCACCACCTGGTTCCTCCTCGACATCGCCTTCTACAGCCAGAACCTCTTCCAGAAGGACATCTTCACCGCCATCAACTGGATCCCCAAGGCCGCCACCATGAACGCCATCGAAGAAGTCTTCAGAATTGCCCGCGCCCAGACCTTGATCGCCCTTTGCGGCACCGTCCCCGGCTACTGGTTCACCGTCGCGCTCATCGACGTCATCGGCCGGTTCAAGATCCAGCTCATGGGCTTCTTCATGATGACGGTCTTCATGCTCGGCCTCGCCATCCCCTACCACCACTGGACGACCAAAGGCAACCACATCGGCTTCGTCATTATGTACGGGTTCACCTTCTTCTTCGCCAACTTCGGTCCCAACAGCACCACCTTCATCGTGCCGGCTGAGATCTTCCCGGCGAGGCTGCGGTCGACGTGCCACGGGATCTCCGCGGCCGCCGGGAAGGCAGGGGCTATCATCGGCGCGTTCGGGTTCTTGTATGCGGCGCAGAACCAGGACAAGGCTAAGGCTGAACACGGCTACCCGGCCGGCATTGGCGTCAGGAATTCGCTCTTCGTGCTGGCAGGTTGCAACCTGTTGGGGCTCCTCTTTACCTTCTTGGTGCCGGAATCCAAGGGGAAATCATTGGAAGAGATGTCCGGGGAGAACGAGGAGGATGATCCCACATCCGAAACAACTTACAACAGGACAGCCCCGGTTTAG